The nucleotide sequence CTGGAGGTCGAGACGAGCATCATCGCCGTGACGGCGGCTTTCGGCCTGGACAACATCGAGGTGGACATCACCAACCAGTCGGTGGTGCTCAACTACTCGGCCAAGGACCAGACGCCGACGACGGTGCTGCGGGTGGTCCGGTCCTGGACGAACAACTACGCGGGCCTCACGGCGATCCACCGCCTCGTCTCCGACATCGCGGACGGCGGCGTCTCCCGCACCGAAGCGGTGCAGCGGCTCGACGAGATCACGCACCGGCCCAAGCCCTTCCCGCGCTGGATGGTCACGGCCGCATTCGGTATCTTCGCGGCCGCCATCGTCGCGTTCACCGGCGGCACGGTGCTGGCATCCCTCATCGGCTTCGTCAGCTGCATCCTCGTGGATCTGGTGAGCCGGAAGCTCGGAGAGTGGCGCGTACCCGAATTCTTCTCCGTCGCGACCTCGTCCGCGCTCGTCACCCTGATCGCCATGCTGTTCTGGTGGCTGCAGGTGCCGATCGCGCCGGCCCTCGTCGTGGTGGGCGGCATCCTCCTGCTCCTGCCGACCGGCAGGCTGGTCTCCGCGACGCAGGACGCCATCAACGGCTTCCCGGTCACGGCCGCCGGGCGGTTCCTCTCGGCGATCCTCATCTTCGCGGCGCTGGTCGCCGGCATCGCCGTCGCGCTCGTCGCCGGAACGGCGCTCGGCATACCCGAACTCGAGGTCCTCGACTCATCGGGCAGCCAGTACCCGTGGCCCGTGGTGGCGGTGCTGGTCTTCATCTCCGTCTCGATGATCTGCATCGCCGAGCAGACAGACGTGAAGCTTGTGATCCCCACGTCGCTCGTCGCGGTGGCCGGGTACCTCTTCCTGATCACCGTGATGACCGCGGGCGTCGGCTACCGACTAGCACCAGCCCTGGCCGCGATCCTGATCGGAGCGCTGTCACGCGTCGTCGCCCTCCGGCTCGGTGCACCCCAGCTCGTCGTGGCCGTTCCCGCGGTCCTCTTCCTCTACCCCGGGCTGACCATCTTCCGTTCGATGTACATGCTCACCCTCGATTCGGCCTTGGTGTCCGACGGCGCCCTCGGCCTCTTCAATGCCCTGACCGTGGTGCTGGCCATCGCCGCCGGAGTGGTCCTCGGCGACAACCTGGCGAGACCGTTCACGCGCAAGCTCAGCTCGAACGAGCGGCAGCGCAACCGGCGGCGATAGCCGGTCGTGGCCAGCACTGCGGCCCTGCCCAGCGCTGCGAGCAGTGGTCGGCACTGCGTGCGTTGGTGGCCCTGGCCGCGTTGGCCGCGTTGGCCGCGTTGGCCGCGTTGGCCGCGTTGACCCGCGCTGCCCGACGCCCGCTAGCCGCTGGGGCCCTGGCTAGCCTGCCCTGCCGACGGCCGTGGTCCGCGACCAGTCGATGGGCTCCGCGCCCTGCTGCGCCAGCAGGTCGTTGACACGGCTGAAGGGCCGGGAGCCGAAGAATCCGCGGGAGGCCGAAAGGGGACTGGGATGCGCGGACTCCACGGTCGGCGTCGCGCCGAGCAGGGGTTTCAGGCGGAGTGCGTCCTTGCCCCACAGGATGGCGACGAGCGGACCGCCCCGGGCCACGAGAGCGCGGATGGCGGCGTCGGTCACGAGCTCCCAGCCCAGGCCGCGATGCGAGGCGGGATCGCCGGCGCGGACCGTCAGCACCCGGTTGAGCAGCAGGACCCCCTGCTCCGTCCATCCGGACAGGTCACCCGTGGCGGGTGGAGCCGCCCCCGTGTCCGCGGCCAGCTCCCGGTAGATGTTCGCGAGGCTGCGGGGAAGCGGCCGGGTCGCGGGATCGACGGCGAAGCTGAGTCCGACGGCGTGCCCCACGGTCGGGTACGGGTCCTGCCCCACGATGACCACGCGCACCCTGTCCAGCGGGGTGGTGAAGGCCCGCAGGATATGCGGCGCATCCGGAAGGATCCGCAGCCCGTTGTCCAGGTCCGCCGCGAGCGATGCTGCGAGCTGGTGCAGTACCGGTTCGACGGGCTTGAGCGCGGCTGCCCAATCCTCGGGGACCAGCTCCTCGATGCCCGCGGGAGCAGCGAACGGGAAGACCGACTCGTTGGGCGAGGGCGGGGTGGAGGTCCGCGGCCTCCCGGTCTTTCGTGCCGCACCCGTCGTCGAGGAGGCAGGGAGGTCGAAGAGGGCGCCGTCGTCGGTCATGGCACTATTCTTCCGCGCCGCCGGGGCGCCGTCCGTTCGAATGACATGCCTGTAATTCCCCACTACCATTGAGTAGTAGTTGTGCCCATTGGAGGAAGGCGGTAATGGAGATGGCTGAGCCGATGCGGCAGCCTGCCGACACGCCCTCCGGACAGGACGCGAAGCTGGCCCTGGGTGACCGCGAGCAGCGCATGCTCGCGCTCGAACGCGAGTGGTGGAAGTACTCCGGTGCGAAGGAGCAGGCCATCCGGGACCTTTTCAACATGTCCGCCACGCACTACTACCAGGTGCTCAACGCGCTGATCGATACCGAGGCGGCGCTCGCGCACGATCCCATGCTCGTGAAGCGGCTGAGGCGGCTGAGGTCCACCCGCCAGAAGGCACGCTCCGCTCGCCGTCTCGGCGCGGACATCTAGAACTGTCCGCTACCCCGACGAGCGAAGGACCACCCTCACCCATGACCGAGCACCCGCGGGACGAGTTCGACAGGGTCCCGGAGGCTTCAGTGCGCCAGGGCGTCCACCGGGAGCGGGTCATCCCTGCCGGATCAAGCGGCCTCGGCCTCAAGATCACCGTGGGGGTCCTCGCGCTCCTGATCGGCCTGGGCTCCTACTTCCTCCTTCCCCGGCTGGGCCTCGCGGGAGGTGGTGGTGCCGCGGCGTCGGCCACCGGGCAGTCCACAGCCTCCGGTCCGGCCTCGGACCCGTCGTCGACGGCGAACGGCGACGCGAGCACGGATGCGACGGAGGAACCGTCCTCGGACGGCACTGCTTCGGACGAGGACGCGGACGAGGACGCGGACGAGGTGGACGATTCCGACCGAGCCCAGACGGTGAACGTCCTCAACGGCACCGGCGCCCCCGGCTTGGCCTCCGTGGCAGCCGGCCGGCTGGCATCCGCGGGGTGGACCTCGGCGCTTCCCGGGAACTGGGCCGGCGCTCCCGTGGACGCCTCCGTGGTCTTCTACAACGGCGAGGCACAGCGGGCCGGGGCCGAGGCGGTGGCTGAGGACCTG is from Arthrobacter burdickii and encodes:
- a CDS encoding threonine/serine ThrE exporter family protein, coding for MAEALPVIQRPFDPSEDEKKKLAAGRGSGRKARGAAAPPKKRPATEPRTPRQGRQRPSAPRPADALPTTPERVPSSSRPNAAARSMLRRLVQGESPPTQAMSIVERLAGSPYANPMVQVAGPDASARKALDFALSLAETMFRYGAGALEVETSIIAVTAAFGLDNIEVDITNQSVVLNYSAKDQTPTTVLRVVRSWTNNYAGLTAIHRLVSDIADGGVSRTEAVQRLDEITHRPKPFPRWMVTAAFGIFAAAIVAFTGGTVLASLIGFVSCILVDLVSRKLGEWRVPEFFSVATSSALVTLIAMLFWWLQVPIAPALVVVGGILLLLPTGRLVSATQDAINGFPVTAAGRFLSAILIFAALVAGIAVALVAGTALGIPELEVLDSSGSQYPWPVVAVLVFISVSMICIAEQTDVKLVIPTSLVAVAGYLFLITVMTAGVGYRLAPALAAILIGALSRVVALRLGAPQLVVAVPAVLFLYPGLTIFRSMYMLTLDSALVSDGALGLFNALTVVLAIAAGVVLGDNLARPFTRKLSSNERQRNRRR
- a CDS encoding uracil-DNA glycosylase gives rise to the protein MTDDGALFDLPASSTTGAARKTGRPRTSTPPSPNESVFPFAAPAGIEELVPEDWAAALKPVEPVLHQLAASLAADLDNGLRILPDAPHILRAFTTPLDRVRVVIVGQDPYPTVGHAVGLSFAVDPATRPLPRSLANIYRELAADTGAAPPATGDLSGWTEQGVLLLNRVLTVRAGDPASHRGLGWELVTDAAIRALVARGGPLVAILWGKDALRLKPLLGATPTVESAHPSPLSASRGFFGSRPFSRVNDLLAQQGAEPIDWSRTTAVGRAG
- a CDS encoding DUF3263 domain-containing protein, with translation MAEPMRQPADTPSGQDAKLALGDREQRMLALEREWWKYSGAKEQAIRDLFNMSATHYYQVLNALIDTEAALAHDPMLVKRLRRLRSTRQKARSARRLGADI
- a CDS encoding LytR C-terminal domain-containing protein, with product MTEHPRDEFDRVPEASVRQGVHRERVIPAGSSGLGLKITVGVLALLIGLGSYFLLPRLGLAGGGGAAASATGQSTASGPASDPSSTANGDASTDATEEPSSDGTASDEDADEDADEVDDSDRAQTVNVLNGTGAPGLASVAAGRLASAGWTSALPGNWAGAPVDASVVFYNGEAQRAGAEAVAEDLGITNLVDSADVSPDISVVLGPEFQ